From the Cardiocondyla obscurior isolate alpha-2009 linkage group LG08, Cobs3.1, whole genome shotgun sequence genome, the window CAATATGTTGAATATTTGACATTacaaatatctatatttaaatataacaagtaaataatacatattatttttgataatatgtattaattgCTTGTAATTATTGCCGCCTAAGTAATCGTAtgttattttgttacataatAAAGCGCAATTATATTGCGTTGGAGCAACTTATCTTAAAATGATATTTGgttaaaaagttctttaaaaaaatcattgaaTAATCATTAATAGAATATGGTGTTTTTTTTGCATTGGAAAAGCTGAATTAAAGTTGATTGGAAAAACTTAAATTGGAAAAACGGCGTCGTTTTTATCGATAAGATTATCTGACGATAATTAAGCGTGATGCAATTTTTACTCAACTATCGGATAATTCGATCTAATTCGATTGATATAATTGAAATGCATCTAAATGaaagttttttaaagagaaaattactgctgttattttattaaatctttttataaatttactaaatttttttaattatttaacaacatatttaaataaattttatcaacaaGTCTTTACAAGTTTtagtaatacaaaaaaaattaactgtaCTTTATTAATGTATCTCGAACAGTTTATTTAATCagacattttttattcaataaataatactgtttaataaataaaaaaattgtaatatattaggTTGGCAAATAAATTCGTTCGGTTTTTTAACATAGTAAACTATAACTACAAAAACCAAACGAACTTATTTGTCAACCTAATAGTTTAATAACTagaataaatagaaatgtaacgattctttaaattaaataagctttcttgtataaaaatattgtatcgTATTTAAATGACGCCGTTTTCTTATGCAcacttttctcatttttaaattttatttgaatttgtGTGCctattgtagaaaaaaatttaaaaaaagcaaaaaagaaagagagagagagatagaaaagtaaaagttaattttgaaTTCATGCAGTTTTAAAACACCACAGTcgacaaaaataattcatgtcgatcgtaaaacaaaaagataaatacaatcagatattcatatttaatttcgagcACCGTACAAGCATCTATACATCGAAGTTGTTTCCCATTATTTGGAATGTATACAGGATAAGTTGTTTAAACGAGAATGTGGAAAATACAAATATCAAATAGAAATACTGTGgacaaaatagaaaattaagaagctctgaaatttatcgaaagaaatatatttaaagttttaattgataaagaaatatgGATTCTCGTAAAAATAACTTGCCCTGTATCTCTCGATGTAATTTTGCACGAAAATAGTTTACCTGAAATTCTACAAATTTCAACCCTTTCGCcagttttatttatcaaagaCATTCtggattaattaaacaaattttctaCATTCTGCAAAATTACGCACGTACGCACAAGATTACAATTTGCACCATGTACCTGTATTTAGAAtgtaaaatgaaattaaaacacAGGTTTAAGACGACTTTTAAAAGCTcttaaaaagatgaaaataaatcaatgCAAATTTTCGCAAGTTAGTTTTATGTTTTAAGCGGCACATTTTTTATCTGTTGCATATAATTATGCAAGGTCTCACTGcatctttattttacataccgatatttaataatacaatgcTTACTTACTTACTGAAATTTAGCGAAAGGGTTGAGGCGCGATCACAAAACGTTAAGGAGAGAGATTTTTTAACGGCTCGGAATAATATTCGACGATTAAGCACGTGTAATAAGGCTGACGCGTAATTGTAGTTTTTACATCATATCCACTTACCTAAAGCAAATCGCTGAATATCACACCTcaagacaaaagaaaagaagagaaaagcgGGAAGAAGCATTATATtgaaaagagggaaaaatatcaatacatattaatatatgatagatattatattattactaaatattatattaatatatgatgctatatatatattaactatTTCTATTATGTCCGTCTGCAAAGTCTATTAGAAGAGTCTATCCTGTCGACCTATTCTTACGACCCATGTGGATCTCCTAACTCGGATATCTGTGTACATATACATGCGTGCGTGCTCGTGTATCGGCGAATGTATTAATACAATATCGCGGCAAACGAAAACGATCTCCGTTCAAAATCTATGTCCCCGGAGATCCGTGTGAGTGCACCGTGAAATTTGAAGGATGCGTTTAGCGATACGCGTGCACGTGCCCGTACGAGACTCACCGGGCGACCGAAGCCGAACCTCGTGAGTCTCCCGTCCTCGTTTCAGACGATCAATGTGTAAGAACTTTATCGTTAAATGTTCGTGAGACGTTcgtggcaataaaaaaaaataaggacgCTACGTTCGCGATCGTTTGCGATTTCTCGCTTCAATTCTCTTCGGCGTTGTCGTGGGCGCGTCGACGCTCGCGCGTGAATAGtggaaatattgtaaattaatcttGGACAGATGacgtaataaatatgaaattacgGAAAATGCTGTCATTCTGTTTGCGCAAACAATCGTTAAGAAAAgttagaattaaattacttaattattcaCGAAAGCAGAACAGCAGCATTTTTGGTGACGAACAGATTTATCATGACTTTCTTGAAAGACGATTAGGTAAtgataaaataagtaatataaGGCAAATGATTGAATAATTATGTTGAAATTTCAGAAGTAATGATTGATGTCGAATCGTGTAGCGGTATAAAGCTGAATTTACAAAAAAGTTGATACATGAtaacttttgaaaataattattcctataaaaaattgttgctAAATATAATTCCAAATACTTTCGTATCTTTATATCACTTTCCTGCGCTAACTACGTATAATAACTTTGTTATACATTCAAACATTaagttacaaataattaattatatatacatatatcataataagcgattaataatattcatgttTATACACGTGAAGCTTATCGCGATTGTGATTTTACTTGCGTCCAGGATTAATAGAACAATCTTTCTATGGAGCGATTGTTGTTGCTCGTACAATATATCAAACTGTAACGGCCGCACACGACCGAATTTCGATACCCTATAAATCTGCGTGTCGCAGTGCGTTATCGCGGGTGAACGTCGACGTTTCTCGGCGCGGCCCATATTATATGGCGTGATACGACtccatataatttatctcgagGGTGCTCGATTAGTACGTACCACCCAACCCTCTGATTCTGCGATTTGACGGAAAATTGCGGACCGCGTGCCGTTGACGAGCGACCGATTCGCATCGACATTTTATACGTGTGTGATTTACATAAGTCCGAAATTGAGTTGACACGATGGCGCACATCGGTCAGCGCGGCACGATTATTTAGTGGATTGTGTACGTATACGTTTGAACACGCAGTGGTTAAATTCATATGAACTATGAGCAAATGTgtgtgtctcagcccatgttgTCAAAGCatcaataaaaagaaaaacaagattttataaatcgtGCGACGTTTTTCATTGTCACCAAGtgcttttcttatttttcgcTTCCACGCACGAGTCCTTCTAATTATCTTTCAAATACATAAAATTCCGCGGTGCAATAATTTACAACAGTAATTCACGTATTTTGCGCATCTCTTTCCACGGTTGTCTTTACCTCTGAAATAGAATATAGAAAAACCAGCTATGACGCGCTAAAACATTTATCAACTTTAaacagtaaaaattaaatacttgtaattaaattcataattaaatattgttaaatttacaatttatttattatattagacACTATAAAACGCGCATTATttacatgtttttttacatAGCACTTCAGAACCTCTCGTTATTTTacaagtaatttaaatatacatttagaCATTTACACTAGTGGCACCAAGAGTCGAGCGAAGAAacgttcaattttattaaaactataatAGAATctgtttgaataaaataaaataaaatttttaattattttttattagaaagctgtaaattaaagttttaagaaTGCTTTTCAATTTCATTACGTGAGGTTACTTTCTAATTTCATACAATATTACTTACAAATTGATACAACTGTTTCATTGATGTATTATTACAGTATAATTATTGCtttataaagtatttaaacaATGCTCctttaacatataaaataagagTTTAGTTATTATGtcgtttgttttaatatataaataatttaaaccaATTTATAAGACATACGTTGCCACACTGATTCAGCACACATATCTATACTTACTATCTCTGGAAAAGCAAGATTTCTTTCATATTGCTTTATATACAAGACATTCCAAAGCGCCTATCAATTTTGGTTTACTGTCTTCGCTACGACTTTGACACTGTCGTGTACATAAAATACTTTGTCAGCGGTATTAACTAGGAAACAGGAACTTGGTTGATCCATACTATACGTCGTCGGCAGTGTCCAGAGTTATTTGGCAAGATAATTATCGTCGTATATTATTACACtatgtaaaaattacttaataaattatgtgcaCACAAGCACGGGAAAAGCTCGATAAGTACGTAACCTCAAAAAAGCATCTCACTACAACATTAACTTAAAAAGTACAGATAACCGCagctcgaaataaataaaagaacgcCGGATTAAAACTAGAATTCGttcgaaagagaaatagaaaacTGCAAACAAGAGGACACGCCGGCTACGCAGAGAGCATCGGTTTCGAGACGATAATATCGAGAAATCTGCGTTCGTTCTCCAACGGGTTATCATCTTGTACCTGTATCTAGTGAAACGCTGTGATTGATCGACGCGTAGTTTCCCTAGCGCGTCGACCACAGCGCTCCATTGAACGCCTGCTCGCGAGCTCGTATCGGACTATGTGAACTCGTGCTACTGCGTACTAGAGGTcacggcgagcacgcggttcgagttcgaaacgaaaatgtcgaggtaTCCGTGCGTCGCAGCCCGTTTCTCGTTTCGAATTCGAGGATTTGAGACGGTCGGGAgtatcgtggactatctcgcgaaTGTCTagtgcgcgaaaagatgattcgacacgtgctacctgagaggaggaggaggcccggggggcatcgtgcatcggcggagcaacttttaggtgaatatcaattttttaaattaaattaaaaaaaaaacttttacttttttttttaaacctatGAACTAACTAGCatgtgtatattaatatttttctctttatgttacagccaccggcagaatatataactccgctgacgctcatgcagattggtaagtcgcataattttttttttcgtagtttataatcgagtgttttattaaaaatgcaacaTTATTTACAGCgaataatctttaaatttctttcatcATTTTCATTAAGTCTTCTAAATTTAATCCTGTAGACTCAGGAACAGTTTGTTCGTCATCCACATTATTTCTATATGTAGGTGTTGACATAGTATATGCAGGTTGCACACCTGAAGTTGATAACACATCAGTCTTTTCAGTAGCCTGATCACTATCTTCATCAATCAAAGAAAttcctaataaaaaaaagaacatttaactaataataaaagtaacatgtaaagatatatattttaagcaCAGATTGTAACTATATGCTTATATATACCCCATGTGTTATCTTCATGTACAGGCTTCTCTTCAATAACAACAATTTGCTTTTGTTGAATTTTCGGTAATGCCTGATATTCTTTTTGTCTTTGATTACAATATCTGTCATCACAATTTGGATTTGGCTTTAAAGTCATAGTAGGGAAAAACTCTTCCATAGCATTGTAACCTAAGTAGTAAGATACTTTTCCAAATTTCAACAAGAACTTTAAAACGTTCTGCACCAAAAAGCCTGCTATAATACTCATTGTAGTAGGTAATGATGCAGCACATACCCCTTCTCGTTTCAAGGTTTTTTCATCAATGCTTGATGCTACAATTAAAGGTGGAGCACactgaaagtaaaattaaaacgtttataaaataaatgttataaaatgattatagagctaaaaactttttatatacaaCTGTGTAtacaaattacataaaataattaacatctTACTGCAAAGCAAGCTGTTTCACCAGGCACAATAAATTGAATATGTCCAGATACTGCATTTTCAGACACACCACTCTCAAACCATTTCAAATTCAGTTCATTGCATGCAGTATTAACTGCCATACGAGCTTCAAAATTATCAACACAACTAAGTACCAAATCAACTGGACCATTTTTTAAACTGGAATTGCtgtaaaaacataaattttatagatacaaaacaaaataatttttattgaagaggtatttataaatatataccttAATGTAgtcataaaattttgaaaatgatCAACAAGTGTGacattataattatgtatgtcAATTTCTACATCAGGATTTATATAACGTAAAGTGTTTGCTGCTGCTTCCACTTTACTTTGACCTGCTTGATGTGGTTGAAAAAATAGTCTATTCATATTTGCAAGTTCTACTTTATCATAATCAAACAGTATCAACTGAAACatatagtaaaattattaatatattgattaaacatattaaagtATAGGATATATTATGtcaagtaatatatttttacctttCCAATACCACATCTTGTCAGCATTTCTGCTGTTATACTACCAACACCACCAACTCCAACTACAGCTATCGTGAATTCTCGTATTTTCTCATAATTTTCCACAATACCCATACGCTTCAAGGCCATTAATCGGCtggaaaatattacaaagtaGTAAAATTGCAAGGCTTAAAAAATCTGTACGTCTGTATTTTTCTCATAtatcgtatattaaaaatataaatttgtgtGCATTGAAAATTCAACAATTACCTATACGGATTTGAATCCACAACTTCATCTGACATATGTTTGattctttctctcgttgtaTCTCTGTCATTCTTCTcccgtaatttattttcgagttCCAGTATTTTGTTTCGCAAGCTTTCTATTTCGTTCATATTTCagcttagaaaaaaaaaagctaatttagctttaatttatataaactctGCAAAAGAATAATCGCTGCTAAGTAATCTGTCACACGAACGTATACGGAACTCCAATACACAGATCAAACTATACCAAACTACCTGTCTGTCACTCCTATCACCAGCTGTAACCTGTAACCATGAAATAAGCTGTAAGAGTATTCTTACTTGCGCTCACGTATTCTTTATTGCTCTCAATCGCGTGGGATTGACTAGCTGGAGTTTTGGAACGCTTGGGTCAGAAACATGAGATAAAGCCGAAGAGAACCAGTTCTGATTAGAAcagtcgaaaaattaaatcgacttatgtatttaattatacgtagGCGACATGtgattaattctttctttacatCTGTGATTAAGGCTTTACGCTTTCGAAAAACGTCCACGTGCGAAGTAAACAATTACAAGCCAAATAATTGGGACATAATTGGGACATAATGAGTACATAATTAGACGCTCGTACGCAAGCATCTATGTCACCTCGACGCACGTGCAATTACGTGCAATTGCAGTCAATTGCGGCTTGGCCAAAcattgtattttctttttcaagtgACAGCCATAACGCACGAGCGTATCTAGATGAGTAGTGCATACGTGCATTCCAATTTCGTAAAATTGCAGCGACCCGATGCATCCCGCCGCTGCACGTGCACACGCGCTCTTCTAGACGCCTGGGTGTCCAATAAAAAAAGGAGTCGGtagagaggaagaagaagacacGGGTCAGGGACATCGCGACGCCTAGTGTGCGACGGAGGCACCGCGGACGAAAATCGTCGTTCGATCGGCGCGATCTCGATCGGCGGGCCCGCGATCGAGGCTTTCGAGAGGCCGCGTATTGTGCCGAGCGTCATGGATGCAGACGGAGCGCGTGTCCGGGGAGATGCTTATCACTAGTGTGTGCTGTTCTCTCAACGCCGCTGAACACGCTTGCTCGACGACGCCGAGGTATGCCTCGCGACAACGTGCCTCGCGCGACGAGATGATACCTTGTTACGGACGCGACACGTCGGATATCCCATCGGGACAGATCATATAACCGCGCGGACGAGGCTCCCGGGAGCAATGAACAAGATGTCCTGGCTCGGCTGGTCGGCTGACATCAAGAAGAGGGCCTGCAGGTATTTGCTGCAGCGCTACCTCGGCCATTTACTCGAGGAGCTTACGCTGGACCAACTGACCATCGACCTGTACAACGGCACGGGACGTGTTGTCAACATCAGCCTCGATGTGCAGGTACGCCATAAGCTTTCCTTTGTCTCGGACGGACGGgacaatttctttcttccttccttccgccGTTAAACTCGGCCGCGGAGATAAGATTCGTATCGCACACGCTCAATAAACATAGCGCGCGCATACGATTTCGCCACGCGTGATGCCGTGCGTATTTACGTCGCTGCGAGAATTTCGCACCGCGCATTGAACAGCTGatcgcgatttaatatttgatatttaaatgccGAACAAaacgcgtttttcttttttatcatgtGATCGTGCAgtcgttacatttttaattccaCGCGAACGTGTGGacgcgtaaattaatatagtaaATATACGCGATTGCAGAAAAGTATCATTTACTTAAAGTCACAGTATGGTTgatttcttttgtattttttttttttttttttttaactattgtTGCAAAGCTGATAAATCGTTTAAACACGGTTGGTTGtacgagaattaattaaatgcagtAACATAGCGCGAGTCATCCATTTGTACATGTCACAGCAATTTGAATGTTAATTAATGCTAATTTATACAGACCACTTCTTTTGATATTTCTTAATGCGATTGAACAATTCTTTGCTTGAGAAATGGTAGCACCGATTTTTCTCATTTGCATTTTACATAATGCCTGTCTATAGTATTtgattactattttattattgttttttttttttttattagtaacagcaattaaaaaatatgtttaaaaaaattaatattaataaacaggGACTTAACGAAATGGGAGAGAAACAGCATCTCCCATTGGAATTCGTCGACGGTTTTATAATGGAGATATCTGGCAGTATACCGTGGTCGGCGTTACTTAGTCAAGCGAGTTACGTAGAAGTGAAGGGACTTAGACTTACGGTACAACCGCGACAAAGAATCGAAACGGGTACATCCATGTTTGAATCTATGTGGAGTTCTATGACATCCAGTATGCAACTCGCTCAAGAATGTTTGCAACAGGATGCGGCCAGTGTGGGAAATGCTCAGCCCTTAGAAGCGGTGGAACTGTTTGCACAGACCATAGATTCGAGTAAGACACTTCATTCACGTTGTGAAtgtctatatttttaaacgcaaagctgaatttttttttatcgttttgtGTATTTCAGTCTTGTCTAGAGTCAAAGTAAGATTTATCGACACTGTAATACGTGTGGAACACGTACCTTTGAATTCTTCCACGGGCGTAGCGATCGAAGTGTGCATACAGAATCTTGAATATTCTGACGAAGCCGGATTAGATCCCAGCAATACGTCTCTAGATCCTGAAGAATCTGCGAAAGGTTACATCATTTCAGCGTTCTCCACTAAGCGATTTTACATGGAGGGAGTAACTTTTCATACGGATGAATTTCcttcgcgcgcgagaacgtTTTCTAGGAGTATGTTGGCTAGCACGTGTTCTACTCCCGATTCtaaggtaaatataaaatttgtttaaattaatattacaataaaaaaaacatttctcaCTACTTATCTCTTCCTATTTTAACAGAATTCAGACAGTTTGTTTATCTCCGCACAGATGTCTCCTACTCAAAGCCTTCTACACACTCCTCCAGAAGGAAATGCTGTTAACAATTCGAACGAATCAAATCCTATCATGGTTGGTAAGCTAGCGGGTAGACAAGAAGTGagattaaaaatgaaacaagGAGAAGGAATATCGGGACCAAAGGtaagataaatgtaaatatttatgagataaaattttataaattaatttttagctttttttatttaagaaatcatgtataatatttattctctgagtaa encodes:
- the Uba5 gene encoding ubiquitin-like modifier-activating enzyme 5, with the translated sequence MNEIESLRNKILELENKLREKNDRDTTRERIKHMSDEVVDSNPYSRLMALKRMGIVENYEKIREFTIAVVGVGGVGSITAEMLTRCGIGKLILFDYDKVELANMNRLFFQPHQAGQSKVEAAANTLRYINPDVEIDIHNYNVTLVDHFQNFMTTLSNSSLKNGPVDLVLSCVDNFEARMAVNTACNELNLKWFESGVSENAVSGHIQFIVPGETACFACAPPLIVASSIDEKTLKREGVCAASLPTTMSIIAGFLVQNVLKFLLKFGKVSYYLGYNAMEEFFPTMTLKPNPNCDDRYCNQRQKEYQALPKIQQKQIVVIEEKPVHEDNTWGISLIDEDSDQATEKTDVLSTSGVQPAYTMSTPTYRNNVDDEQTVPESTGLNLEDLMKMMKEI